Proteins co-encoded in one Lasioglossum baleicum chromosome 3, iyLasBale1, whole genome shotgun sequence genomic window:
- the LOC143221989 gene encoding uncharacterized protein LOC143221989 produces MLDFRRASARQKLLGQNEGSSVLTLCLRSARAASDGIMHAICSPGCARFLLETAWLTVLLMYPVVIGNGRCMTKDTVIGGYQVPKGFTGDSNSDDNIIQVYVVFQHYVISAIWTSTYFPRSSEFLPERCLQADGVRHSFASLPFGYGRRMCLRRRFAELEMVVVISKILQRYKTEYHYEKLDYHINSIYVHAQRTSELEIHRQAKDDVYRLLSGLSVETGADPGYKHCRGQHYNGHGQNCPKPGRGHSHIHSLIICTCILNFNTTHTCYRFIFQDHNTAFSCPIFSLSEQYLLDEERQETFTYK; encoded by the exons atgctcgattttAGACGGGCATCTGCCCGGCAGAAGCTGCTCGGGCAGAACGAAGGCAGCTCGGTCCTGACACTATGCCTTCGTTCAGCCCGAGCAGCTTCTGACGGCATAATGCACGCCATCTGCTCGCCAGGCTGTgctcgatttctgctcgagACGGCCTGGCTGACTGTGTTATT AATGTATCCGGTCGTTATTGGGAATGGTCGCTGCATGACCAAGGACACGGTTATCGGTGGATACCAAGTGCCAAAAGGA TTCACTGGAGACTCGAACAGCGACGATAACATAATTCAG GTTTATGTGGTTTTCCAGCATTACGTGATAAGCGCAATCTGGACAAGTACATACTTTCCACGAAGCAGCGAATTCCTTCCGGAACGATGCTTACAAGCTGATGGTGTTCGTCATAGTTTCGCATCACTACCGTTTGGTTATGGGAGGAGGATGTGTTTGAGACGACGATTTGCTGAATTGGAAATGGTGGTGGTCATTAGCAAG ATTCTCCAGCGTTATAAGACTGAATATCATTACGAGAAGCTGGATTACCATATCAACTCTATATATGTACACGCCCAAAGGACCTCTGAACTTGAAATTCATCGACAG GCCAAAGATGATGTATATAGGTTAttgtccggactgagtgtggagacgggagctgatccaggctataAGCActgtagggggcagcactataatgggcacggccaaaactgcccaaaacccgggcgtgggCACTCTCATATACACTCTCTGATTATATGTACAtgcatattaaattttaatacaacACACACATGTTATAGGTTCATATTTCAAGATCACAATACTGCTTTCAGCTGCCCAATTTTCTCTCTTTCAGAGCAATATCTCTTAGACGAAGAACGACAAGAAACATTTacatacaaataa
- the LOC143207190 gene encoding OTU domain-containing protein 7B translates to MNLGLSPYDGLEKESTSNSALENGSGATKKLARGISRATENAAIVSYARSQIGSLDTPEFTFSLPDLTVYPDSFRQFLEKDLIEGGCLTSLEAAGRLNWWCGGKNGSNRVLWPLATSGDGNCLLHAASLGMWGFHDRLLTLREALHNTLAKGEYRHALLRRWKWRQMGLNAAAGLSYTDAEWLTEWQTIVDMASPIFRNQTATSYQSLEEVHVLALAHALKRPIIVIAETMLKDAEGAALAPIPFGGVYLPLEVPTSRCHRTPLLLAYHSAHFSPLVIVDGSSDFEDRCNEGVNIPLVDPDTGQLLPVLFAVDPGPDWDWHGGSRDLIECQQDTMEILLREYLDCEYQNFTSEEIERLADTDGSFSKTAKQLLGVAKQFGSIGKSVSKKLWPTTKRPKSPPTTAGGLPSEGLLCIRIRSRRHQYVDQMLQNYLQCAHARYLQDHKVDDTGSELNYGAGKSKFYAASDRGSHASVSKLLPTNPNKDRTLYLSRSTFYKDQASSEKPGPERWNNSNSLGAIVKECRNGQCQFFGSAENDYYCSQCWANRRYR, encoded by the exons ATGAACCTGGGACTGTCCCCATATGATGGTTTGGAGAAAGAGTCAACTTCCAACAGTGCTTTGGAAAATGGAAGCGGCGCTACCAAGAAATTGGCCAGAGGCATATCCAGAGCAACCGAAAATGCAGCTATCGTTTCCTATGCTCGTTCCCAGATAGGGTCATTGGATACTCCGGAGTTCACGTTTTCTCTTCCAGACCTAACCGTGTATCCAG ATTCTTTTCGTCAATTTTTGGAGAAAGATCTGATTGAAGGAGGATGTTTGACTTCGTTGGAAGCTGCCGGTCGCTTGAATTGGTGGTGCGGTGGGAAAAATGGAAGCAACAGAGTCCTCTGGCCTTTGGCCACATCTGGAGATGGCAATTGCCTTCTACATGCAGCCTCTCTGGGCATGTGGGGCTTTCACGATAGACTTCTCACGTTGAGAGAAGCGTTGCATAATACTTTAGCCAAAGGGGAATACAGACACGCTTTGCTTAGAAGATGGAAGTGGCGGCAAATGGGCTTGAACGCTGCTGCAGGACTGTCCTACACGGATGCGGAATGGTTGACTGAATGGCAGACCATCGTAGACATGGCTTCTCCTATTTTCAGAAATCAGACAGCTACTTCTTATCAAAGTTTAGAGGAA GTACATGTATTAGCGTTGGCTCATGCTTTGAAAAGGCCTATCATAGTTATAGCGGAGACCATGTTAAAGGACGCAGAGGGTGCAGCTTTAGCTCCAATTCCGTTCGGGGGCGTGTACCTCCCTCTAGAAGTACCTACGTCTCGTTGTCACAGAACTCCGTTGCTGCTAGCCTATCATTCTGCCCACTTTTCTCCCCTTGTGATCGTCGACGGATCGAGCGATTTTGAAGATCGTTGCAACGAAGGCGTCAACATACCTTTAGTCGATCCTGACACAGGACAATTGTTACCCGTCCTTTTCGCGGTAGATCCTGGACCCGATTGGGACTGGCATGGAGGGTCTCGCGACTTGATCGAGTGCCAACAAGATACG ATGGAGATCTTGTTACGAGAGTATTTAGACTGTGAATATCAAAATTTTACTTCGGAGGAGATTGAGAGATTAGCCGACACCGATGGTTCATTTTCGAAAACAGCGAAGCAATTGTTGGGTGTTGCGAAACAGTTTGGTTCAATTGGTAAATCCGTTAGCAAAAAATTATGGCCTACCACCAAGAGACCAAAGAGCCCGCCGACAACAGCGGGTGGACTTCCGTCGGAAGGTTTGCTATGTATAAGAATCAGAAGTAGACGTCATCAGTACGTGGATCAGATGCTTCAGAATTATCTTCAATGTGCTCACGCAAG GTACCTGCAGGATCATAAAGTAGACGATACTGGCAGCGAGTTAAATTATGGTGCGGGAAAGTCGAAATTTTATGCTGCCAGCGATCGAGGAAGTCACGCGAGTGTTAGCAAACTGTTGCCCACTAATCCAAACAAGGATCGCACGCTTTATCTTTCAAG GTCCACTTTTTACAAAGACCAAGCGTCATCCGAAAAACCGGGGCCAGAACGGTGGAACAACAGCAATAGTTTAGGG GCTATTGTGAAAGAATGTCGGAACGGACAATGTCAATTCTTCGGTTCGGCAGAGAATGATTACTACTGTTCACAATGTTGGGCGAATCGACGATACCGTTGA